The Falco peregrinus isolate bFalPer1 chromosome 1, bFalPer1.pri, whole genome shotgun sequence genome has a window encoding:
- the MRPL41 gene encoding 39S ribosomal protein L41, mitochondrial, producing the protein MGLLTELARGLVRGADRMSPFTSKRGPRSYNKGRGAKKLGVCTANRKFILIKQMVPEFIVPDLTGFKLKAYVSYRAPAGSEPPMTAKQLFTEVVAPHIEKDVKAGTFDPNNLEKYGFEPTQEGKLFQLFPKNYVR; encoded by the coding sequence ATGGGGCTGCTGACCGAGCTGGCCCGCGGGCTGGTGCGGGGCGCCGACCGCATGTCCCCGTTCACCAGCAAGCGCGGCCCCCGGAGCTACAACAAGGGCCGGGGGGCCAAGAAGTTGGGCGTGTGCACCGCCAACAGGAAGTTCATCCTCATCAAGCAGATGGTGCCCGAGTTCATCGTCCCCGACCTGACGGGCTTCAAGCTCAAGGCCTACGTCTCGTACCGCGCCCCCGCGGGCTCCGAGCCGCCCATGACGGCCAAGCAGCTCTTCACCGAGGTGGTGGCTCCCCACATCGAGAAGGACGTGAAGGCGGGCACGTTCGACCCCAACAACCTGGAGAAGTACGGCTTCGAGCCGACGCAGGAGGGCAAGCTCTTCCAGCTCTTCCCCAAGAACTACGTGCGGTAG